The sequence below is a genomic window from Fusobacterium varium.
TGAAGTTGTAAGTATTGGAACTGCCAACTTTGACAATAGAAGTTTCTATCAAAACTTTGAAATAAATATTAATATCTATGAAAAGGATATTGCTGAGAAATTTAGAGAGATTTTCTATGATGATATGAAAACAAGTAGTAAATTATTAAGAAGTGAATATAGCAAAAGAGGTTTCTATATAAAATGCAAGGAATCTATTTGTAGACTTCTTGCTCCTATACTATAATTACATATATTCATTTACACGAGGTGACAAAAATGGTAGAATTTCAAAAACTTTCTTCTTTCTTTTTTAAATTTTTAGAAAGTGATGCTAAATTTATAGGGGATTTTTATTATGATCTTCATATTCATACAACTGCGTCAGATAGCTTTATTAAGCCTGATTTTTTAAAAAATTTTGTTAAAAATAAAAGGTATCTACTATCTGTAACAGATCACAATGAAATAAGAGGATCTGTTGAGCTTTATGAAAAGGGGATCAATGTAGTTCCTGGTATAGAGATCGGTTGTGAAGATGGATTTGAAATGCTTGTGTATTTTAATGAGATGCAAGATTTAGAAGATTTTTATAGAAGAGAGGTTGAAGGATATAAAAATCTAAAAAGAATGGCAAAAACACATAGAACTATTTATGAATATCTTGATGCTTTACAAGGGATAAACTGTCATAAATCTATACCTCATATTTGTGGAGTTGTTCAAAAAAACTTCATTCACAATAAACCATACATATATGATATTATAAAAAAAGTTGACTCTATTGAAACTCACAATCATGCTCTACCTATGGTTAGAAATCTACAAGCTGCTGAAATTAGAGAACAGTTTAACTTAACTGCTACTTTTGGAAGTGATGCTCACATAATAAGAGAGGCTATAGCCTTCTATAAATATGCTAATATGGCATCTGTTGGAGTTGGGGATACTGTTATGAACTATCTTTTTAAAATAGGTAGTATCAGTGGAATAGGACAAAAACATCTAATCCATATGTTAAAGAATACTTTACTATAAGTTGAAATTTTTCTTTTCAAAATCTGAATTTTGTAGTATAATAAAAATTGAGTGATCCCGTAGCTCAATTGGATAGAGCAATTCCCTCCTAAGGAATAGGTTGTGTGTTCAAACCACATCGGGATCGCCATTTTTATTTTAGGAGTACTATCATGAAAAAATTATCTTTTATTTTTCTTATTATTTTTATTTTCAGTGGTTGTAGTAATCTAAATTTTTGGAGTAAATATAAAGAAAATAAGATTAAAAAACAATATACTCAACTATCTAAAAGATTTGATTCTCTTGTATCTGAAGAGATTGAAGAAGATAAGAGGGCTGAACTAGAAGAGGATTTCTCTAAATATAGAAATAGAATCAATTCTAGTGGTGGAAAAAATCAAGAGTATAATAATACAGTTAGAGAGTTAGTTTTAAGTTCTGATATAAAAATACAATATTTAAAAGATTTAAAAGATTAGTGTGATAAGCTGGAGCAAGTTAATAATTACTCCAGCTTTTTTATATTAAACTATAGTTTATCTACAATTTAAAAAAAATCATATTTATGATATAATTTAAAAGAATTAAATTAAAAAAGGAGATATGTATGAAACTAATTTCATGGAATGTAAATGGATTGAGAGCTGCTGTACAAAAAGGTTTCTTAGATTATTTTAATCAAGAAGATGCAGATATATTTTGCTTACAAGAAACTAAATTACAAGCTGGACAAATTGATCTTGAACTTAATGGATATCATCAATATTGGAATTATGCTGAAAAAAAAGGTTACTCTGGAACAGCTATTTTCACTAAAAAAGAGCCTATATCTGTTACTTATGGATTAGGAATAGAGGAGCATGATAAAGAGGGAAGAGTTATAACATTAGAATTTGAAAATTTCTTTATGATTACAGTTTATACTCCAAACTCTCAAGAAGCTCTTGCTAGATTAGATTATAGAATGAAATGGGAAGATGATTTTAGAACTTATCTTCTAAAATTAAATGAAATAAAACCTGTTATTGTTTGTGGGGATCTAAATGTTGCACATCAAGAGATAGATCTGAAAAATCCTAAAACAAATAGAAAAAATGCTGGTTTCTCTGATGAAGAGAGAGAAAAAATGAGTAAACTTTTAGAAAGCGGATTTATTGACACTTTTAGATATTTTTATCCAGAATTAACAGGAGCTTACTCTTGGTGGTCTTATAGATTCAATGCCAGAAAAAACAATGCTGGGTGGAGAATAGATTATTTCCTTGTTTCTGAAAGATTAAAGGATTCTTTAGAAGATGCTGAAATACATAAAGATACTTTAGGATCTGATCACTGTCCTGTTGTTTTAAAATTAAAGGAGAATTTTTAGGAGGTAACAATGGAAAACTTTAAAAGATTTTGTGAAGTTTGGGAGAAAGAAAAGCCAGTTCCTGAAGAAAGATACAGATTTTTTGAACCAATGAGTTGTGTAATGATATTTTTTCTTACTCCTAACGATGTTGATAATATAAATGCTTTCTTTAGAAAAAATGGAAGTTTCAACCCTGAAAGACCTATACATGAAGATATAGTAGTTGACGAAATCCATTATAATGGAAATTATATGATTAAAATAGGATAGGAGGATATTCTATGAAAAATATTTTAACTATTGCTGGTTCTGACAGTTGTGGAGGGGCAGGAATACAAGCTGATTTAAAAACAATGAGTGCTTTAGGTGTCTATGGGATGAGTGTAATCACTGCTATAACTGCTCAAAATAGTATGGGGGTTCATGCTGTTCAAGAGGTTTCTGAAGATATGATCAGAATGCAATTAGAGGCAATCTTTGATGATATTGAAGTTGATGCTATAAAAATAGGTATGCTCTCTAGTAGTACAGTTATAAAAACTATTCTTTCAACTTTAAAAAAATATAGTTGTAAAAATATTGTTATAGATACTGTTATGCTTTCTAAAAATAGATATAAACTTTTACAAGATGAGGGCATGGAAGATTTGAAAAAACTTATAGCATTAGGGACAGTTGTTACTCCTAATATCCCTGAGGCTGAAGTTTTGGCTAATATGGAGATAAAAAATGAAAATGATATGATTCAGGCTGGAAAAAAAATTCAGGCTTTAGGTGCTAAAAATATTTTAATTAAAGGTGGACATAGAGAAGATAATTGTACAGATATTCTTCTGTTAGAAAGTGGAGAAGTTTTAAAATTCCCAGAAGTGAGAATCTCTACAAAACATACTCATGGTACTGGTTGTACCCTTTCTTCTGCTATTGCATCTTTTATTGGAAAAGGATACTCAGTTGAAGAGAGTGTAAAACTTTCTAAAGAATACATTACTGAAGCTATTAGAAACTCTTTTCCTCTTGGTAAAGGGGTAGGTCCTTTAGGACATCTTATTGAGCTTTATAAAAAAGCTGGTATTGAATATTAAAATAAAAGAGTCTATATAGATTAATGATTTTCCTCATTAATCTTTTAGACTCTTTTTATTACTATTTTTGATTTAAAAATCTATTTATTACATTTTCCCAAGTTCCATTTTCTTTCATTAGAAATTCAATGAATTCTCTTACTGCTCCATCTCCCCCATCTTTAGTAGAAATAAAATGAACTCTCTCTAAAACTTCAGCTGCACTATTTTTAGGAGCTGCTGCAATTTTTACCATTCTCATTACACCAAGATCGTTGATGTCATCTCCCATATATGCTACTTCATCTAAAGTTATACCTAATTTAGTTATTAATTTCTCCATTTCTTGAACTTTATTTGATATCCCTTGAGCTACCTCTTGGATTCCTAGTTCGTCTGCTCTTCTTTGTACAATATTAGAAGATTTTCCAGTAATTATTGCAACTATTCCACCCTCTTTTATCCATTGAGCTATTGCAAATCCGTCTTTAACATCAAAAGCCTTTAAGTTGTTGTCTTTATCATCTGTATATATCTTTCCATTTGATAGTGTTCCATCTACATCTAAAGCTATTAATTTTATCATCTTTCCTCATCTCCCTTTTAAATTTTTATATAAAGAAAAAAGGATATCCAATACAGGATATCCTCTCACATACTAAGAAAAATTATAGTGCGTTTACTTTAGCAGCTAATCTTGCTTTCTTTCTAGATGCTGTATTTTTCTTCATGATTCCTTTGCTTACTGCTTTATCTAATTCTTTGTAAGCTACTGATAGAGCTGCTTTTGCTGCTTCTACATCTTTAGTATCTACAGTTGTTAAAACTTTTTTAGTCATTGTTTTAACTCTAGATTTTACTGCTTGATTTCTTTCTCTGTTTCTTTCTGCTACTAAAACTCTCTTTTTAGCTGATCTTGAATGTGCCAAATTAAAAACCTCCAATTATTTTCAAATAAATAAATTATTTTTCCATAAAATGATATCATAAATTAAACAAAATGTCAACTTGTTATTGACAAGAAGTAATTTTAATTTGTTTAAGTTAAGCTACAAAAGAGACACCTTTTCTTGTACAATGGACCATATTTATTTTATCATAAATTCTCAAAAATTAAAAGTATTTTTTATAAAAACTAAATAAAAATATTAGATATTATAGAAAAGTTATAAACTGCTAATTTCTAACAGCCTATAACTTTTTTAACTATTTACAGATAAATTGATTTGTTTCCTCATTATAGATATAACCATTATCATTAAAACGAGCTAAAAGATCATCTTTTTCTACATCTTCTCCCTCACAAAAATCATCAAGAGAAGAGTAAAAATCTCTCAGTTTCATGTTAACCATACTATAAACTATATTGATATCCATAACTAAATAATTTGCTCCCACTATTTAATCTCCTTTTTTAAAATTTTTATAATCTCTTTTCTATCTAAAGGCTCAAGATTATAGATTTTCTCCTCAATATCTCTATTTAATTGAACAATTGCACTACTAGCTCCACTTTTAACAAGTCTATCTTCAAGATGGACCTTAGGGCTAAAATTAAATACTTCCTTCATTAAATTACAATAAAGATCATAAAATTCTAAATCATCTTTTGCTCTTTTCATAGATCTGAAGTCATATTTCATACCTTTCTTTTCTACCTTTTTTCTTAAAAGTAAAAGCAGTAAAATCAGTATAATAACTCCTTCACCTATCATTATACCATAAATTCTTACTAAATGTTGATGATCTTCTGATTCTAAAACTTCTTCAGAGATAGCAGGAATATTGCTGATCTCCACTTTATCTAGTTTTTGTTGTTTTGGCTCTTCCTTAGTAGTAGTTAAATTTGTAGAGGTAGCTTGTTGTTGAGTAGGTTGAGCATTACTTGTAATATTTTCACTTTGTACCCCACCTAAAACTTTAAAATTTTTACTAGGAATTGTAAAATATTTATAGCTTTTACTTTCTGTATCAAAATATGGTATTTTTATCTCTGGAATAGCTTTTTCACTATTAGTTCTAGGAATAAAAGCTATTTCAAAAGTTTTTTCACTGTAATATTTTCCATTTATAATCTTTTCACTACTACTTTTTACACTTTCAAAAATATTAAATCCTGCTATATCATAGGGAATAATCTTTTCTAAAGTATCTAAGTTTACATCTCCATAAAGTTTTAAAGTAAGCAAAATAGATTCTCCTAAATTTACTTCATCTCTATTCCAATTAAATTCACCTTTTAATTTTCCAACTACATTTTGAAATCCTGTTGGTTGATTTGTAGGTAGTGGAAGAATATTTAATTTAATCTCCTCTCCACCTAAATATACAACAGGTTGATTTCCATAGTACCACATATCATTATTGTTGCTTTCAACAACTGCTATATGAGCACTTTTTATAGTTTTCTCTCCAGAAGAGTTAGGTTGTAAAATACTTTGTTGTAAAGTTAATTCTAACCCTTGTTTACCTTGTGGAGTTGTAAAAGTTTTTTCTGGGTATCTCCTATTTTGTTCAGTAGGAAAAACCTCTTTTACAGAAAAATTATTAAAAACAGGGGGATCAATATATTTTAGATCACTTATAGGTACAGTTGTAAGAAGTTTCTCTTCAAAGGGAATTTTCTCCCCGAAGTAGTACTCTTGATTATTTTTAGGCTCTGTTTTTAAACTAATCTTATCTGATATATTAACATTAGTAACTTTTGCCTCTTTTGAAACAATTATTTCCAAAGGATTAGAAACTTCCTTTTCTCCTTTTAATTGTAGAGTAAAACTCCCCTCTTTAATTGGAAGAAGGGTATACTTATCCAATATAGTTGATGATTTTTTACCATTTACTACAGTATAACTTCTTTGTACCCCCTTTGAAAGCACTTTAAAGTTATTAAGTCCTTCAATGGTATAGTCCTCTTTTTCACTGTTAGTAAACTCTACATTTAAAGCAATAGGCTCATTTACCCTTGGATTTGTATTATTTACATCTAAGGTTGCCTCTGTAAATGTAAGAACACTTATCAATAAAAATAGAAGTAGACTTACTATTTTTTTCATATTTTCACCTCATATCTACCATTTATTATTAGAATTTCCAGTTTCAATATTCATAACTCTCTCATTATTTTTAAATGATTGCTTTTCATTACCTTCAAGTCTTTTTAAGATAACTCCAATTTCATTCTTTTTAATGTCCTCTTTAGAGTCTTTTCTATCACCTGTGGAAGCTCCTCCACTTTGATTTTTATCTTGTGGTTGTTTATCATTTTCTTGATTTCCTCCACTATTATTTTGTTGATCCTGTTGATTATTATTATTTTGATTATTTTGCTGCTCTTGATTGTTATTATCTTTCTGATCACTATTATTAGAACTGTTTTGCTTGTCATTTTCTTGTTGATTATCTTGTGAGTTATCCTTTTGATCTTGGTTATTACTATCATTATTTTTTTGTTGTTGATCATTTTGATTATTCTTATCTTGGTTATTATTGTTTTGACTATTATTTTGCTCTTGATTATCTTTGCTATTCTGATTGTTTTTATCTTGGTTTTGATTATTTTGATTTTGTTGATTCTTATCTTTATTTTCTTGTTGATTATCTTGTTTATTTTGATTGTCTTGATTTTGTTGTTGCTCTTTTTCTAAATCTTCAATCTTCTTTAAAACAATCTCATAATTCTTTTTAATATTTATATCATCAGATTGTTTCATAGCTTTTTTATACTCTTCAAGAGCTAATTTATAGTTTTTCTTCGCTTCTTCTGGATTTTCCTTTATTAAACTATCACCTAAAAAAGCATAGGAATTTCCTCTTAAAAAGAACTCATCACTTTCATTTTCAATAACCTCTTTATATTTTTTTTCCTCATAGAAAGATTTGACAATATTCTTTTTTACATTGGGATTATCTTTTAATTTTAGAGAAAGTTCATAGTTTTTCCTAGCCTCTTCAAAGTTTTCATTTTTAAAAAATGAGTTTCCTTTAGAGATATAATAGTATGCTCTAGCACTATTGAGATTGATACCAAAAGCAAAGAGAGAAAGAAGAAGTAACAAAATAGATATTACCTTATTTTTCATCTTTTGCACCTCCCCTTAAAAGATATCCTAAAAGAATAAACAGCATTCCTATTCCAAGTGGAATTTGAAAATATTTTTTATATACAGTCATATTTTCATTTCTTTGATTTTTTCTTTCAAGATTAGCAGTATCTTTAAAAAAGTCTATTGTATTATCCTTTAAATTATTTACTTCATAATACTTTCCATTACTACTTTCGGCTAGCTTTTTCATAA
It includes:
- the xth gene encoding exodeoxyribonuclease III codes for the protein MKLISWNVNGLRAAVQKGFLDYFNQEDADIFCLQETKLQAGQIDLELNGYHQYWNYAEKKGYSGTAIFTKKEPISVTYGLGIEEHDKEGRVITLEFENFFMITVYTPNSQEALARLDYRMKWEDDFRTYLLKLNEIKPVIVCGDLNVAHQEIDLKNPKTNRKNAGFSDEEREKMSKLLESGFIDTFRYFYPELTGAYSWWSYRFNARKNNAGWRIDYFLVSERLKDSLEDAEIHKDTLGSDHCPVVLKLKENF
- a CDS encoding BatD family protein — encoded protein: MKKIVSLLLFLLISVLTFTEATLDVNNTNPRVNEPIALNVEFTNSEKEDYTIEGLNNFKVLSKGVQRSYTVVNGKKSSTILDKYTLLPIKEGSFTLQLKGEKEVSNPLEIIVSKEAKVTNVNISDKISLKTEPKNNQEYYFGEKIPFEEKLLTTVPISDLKYIDPPVFNNFSVKEVFPTEQNRRYPEKTFTTPQGKQGLELTLQQSILQPNSSGEKTIKSAHIAVVESNNNDMWYYGNQPVVYLGGEEIKLNILPLPTNQPTGFQNVVGKLKGEFNWNRDEVNLGESILLTLKLYGDVNLDTLEKIIPYDIAGFNIFESVKSSSEKIINGKYYSEKTFEIAFIPRTNSEKAIPEIKIPYFDTESKSYKYFTIPSKNFKVLGGVQSENITSNAQPTQQQATSTNLTTTKEEPKQQKLDKVEISNIPAISEEVLESEDHQHLVRIYGIMIGEGVIILILLLLLLRKKVEKKGMKYDFRSMKRAKDDLEFYDLYCNLMKEVFNFSPKVHLEDRLVKSGASSAIVQLNRDIEEKIYNLEPLDRKEIIKILKKEIK
- a CDS encoding DUF4250 domain-containing protein; translation: MGANYLVMDINIVYSMVNMKLRDFYSSLDDFCEGEDVEKDDLLARFNDNGYIYNEETNQFICK
- a CDS encoding HAD-IIIA family hydrolase; this translates as MIKLIALDVDGTLSNGKIYTDDKDNNLKAFDVKDGFAIAQWIKEGGIVAIITGKSSNIVQRRADELGIQEVAQGISNKVQEMEKLITKLGITLDEVAYMGDDINDLGVMRMVKIAAAPKNSAAEVLERVHFISTKDGGDGAVREFIEFLMKENGTWENVINRFLNQK
- the thiD gene encoding bifunctional hydroxymethylpyrimidine kinase/phosphomethylpyrimidine kinase; its protein translation is MKNILTIAGSDSCGGAGIQADLKTMSALGVYGMSVITAITAQNSMGVHAVQEVSEDMIRMQLEAIFDDIEVDAIKIGMLSSSTVIKTILSTLKKYSCKNIVIDTVMLSKNRYKLLQDEGMEDLKKLIALGTVVTPNIPEAEVLANMEIKNENDMIQAGKKIQALGAKNILIKGGHREDNCTDILLLESGEVLKFPEVRISTKHTHGTGCTLSSAIASFIGKGYSVEESVKLSKEYITEAIRNSFPLGKGVGPLGHLIELYKKAGIEY
- the rpsT gene encoding 30S ribosomal protein S20, producing the protein MAHSRSAKKRVLVAERNRERNQAVKSRVKTMTKKVLTTVDTKDVEAAKAALSVAYKELDKAVSKGIMKKNTASRKKARLAAKVNAL
- a CDS encoding PHP domain-containing protein, coding for MVEFQKLSSFFFKFLESDAKFIGDFYYDLHIHTTASDSFIKPDFLKNFVKNKRYLLSVTDHNEIRGSVELYEKGINVVPGIEIGCEDGFEMLVYFNEMQDLEDFYRREVEGYKNLKRMAKTHRTIYEYLDALQGINCHKSIPHICGVVQKNFIHNKPYIYDIIKKVDSIETHNHALPMVRNLQAAEIREQFNLTATFGSDAHIIREAIAFYKYANMASVGVGDTVMNYLFKIGSISGIGQKHLIHMLKNTLL